Part of the Sorghum bicolor cultivar BTx623 chromosome 1, Sorghum_bicolor_NCBIv3, whole genome shotgun sequence genome, TTCCCTTCCAATGTCCTGACGAAGAACTGGACAGTTCGATCCATATGTAATGTGAGGATGTCGTTGTTTTTGACATGCTGACTGTGGAGCGTGTCAGTGTCTTTAAGCACTATAGTATCACCACCAATTTCAGTGCTAAGTACCTGTGTGCATGCAGGTGACCCCTCCAAAGTCTCAATCAGCAGCTTGACATCAGCAACAGTGTACCAGCATTTGACATCAAGATTTATAGTTTTTCTACCTCCAATATCAACAAGCACTCGCAGATTGCCAGTTGGGCAAACAAGAACATGAAGTGCCTGGCCATTGCTCAAACCACACTGACTCAACATTTGGTGGTCCTCAAGTTGTCGACCTGCACACATCAGGATTTGTTCACCCAGAGGAACTCCACCCTTCTGTTCGATCACTGCCTTGACATCAGCAACACTCTGGGAATTTGTCACATTGAGCTTGATGGTCTTCCCAACAGAGGGGATACTGACAGAGATTTGCATCCCATCAGTTACATAAAGGTCAACACAAGAGTTTGTCGTGATGTCGTAATCGGCAATTCTGTTGTCATTCTCCAGATGATTTCCAGCAAAAAAGAGGGCTTGCTGGCTTTTGTCAATCCCCTCAATGGAACCAATCTTAGATTTGATCTGATCAACAGTATCAGTGGAGTTCACGTCAAGTGCCAGCGTTTTCGTCATCTTGACATAGATCTGCAAAGAGGAAAATTGATCCACCAAATC contains:
- the LOC8067429 gene encoding polyubiquitin, producing the protein MDSRHQQQSEHYKIYVKMTKTLALDVNSTDTVDQIKSKIGSIEGIDKSQQALFFAGNHLENDNRIADYDITTNSCVDLYVTDGMQISVSIPSVGKTIKLNVTNSQSVADVKAVIEQKGGVPLGEQILMCAGRQLEDHQMLSQCGLSNGQALHVLVCPTGNLRVLVDIGGRKTINLDVKCWYTVADVKLLIETLEGSPACTQVLSTEIGGDTIVLKDTDTLHSQHVKNNDILTLHMDRTVQFFVRTLEGKTLTMMQNLSDTTKDIMKKIEERLPIKPGIYRLCYRGHAMSLEDPLLKYKVESDTTIHICLIGEVKGKQKG